The Streptomyces sp. NBC_00775 genome includes the window CGGACGTCATCATCCGACGGATGGCGACGTCTTCCTTGACGTAGTCCTTGTACAGCTTGTCGGCGTACCAACGGGACTTGAAGTCCGTGGTGATGCCGAGCCGGAACCCATGCGGGTTAACCTTCTGGCCCATTACCGGGTTCCTTCCTTGCTGCTGACGACCACGGTGATGTGGCTGGTCCGCTTGCGGATCCGGTAGGCACGGCCCTGGGCGCGCGGACGGAACCGCTTCAGGGTCGGACCCTCGTCGACGTACGCCTCAGAGATGACGAGGCTGCCGGCGTCGGTGTGGTCGTAGTTGTGCGCGGCGTTGGCGATGGCGCTGTCAAGCACC containing:
- the rplV gene encoding 50S ribosomal protein L22 gives rise to the protein MEARAQARYIRVTPMKARRVVDLIRGMDATEAQAVLRFAPQAASVPVGKVLDSAIANAAHNYDHTDAGSLVISEAYVDEGPTLKRFRPRAQGRAYRIRKRTSHITVVVSSKEGTR